Within the Bacillus pumilus genome, the region GCAGGACTGTATCGTCCTTTAATATGACAGCTGCTGCGACAACGGGGCCTGCCAGCGGTCCTCTTCCTGCTTCATCTATTCCAGCAATACATGTGTATCCCTGCGCCTTCGCATTGTTTTCAAATTGCAGCATCTCATGCCATGCTGCATGAAGTTGCTGCTGCTTTTCTCTCTCTTTGTGCCACTTCTCTATCAGTCTTTGGACACTTTTTCTCTTGTCATCTTTTACAAGCTCATGAATGTATGACTCATCTTGCGAATGCTTTTCTATCAATTCTTTTATTTGTTTCACTGTGTACATAGGCTTTTTGTCAGCCTCCTTCTTTATATCGGCAGTTTTCCGCAAAAAATAAAGACCCGCATGAGCTGCGTGTCTTTAGCTTTCAGGCTTCTCAAAAGTGAGGGGACCAAATTTTTCAGTTCGAATATCCCGAATAATGATTTCGGTGGTTTTGTCGTAATTAATAAATCCACCGCTCATGAGACAGCCGCGCTTTGTACCTATTGCATCAAACAGCTCAGCCGTATCTTCAGGAATGTCTGTTAGGTCATAGCGCTTTTTTAATCTCTCTGGATAGTTTTCTTCTAGAAAGCGAAGTCCATACACAGCGACATCCTGTAAGTTAATGATAGAATCTTTGATCGCTCCAGTTACTGCTAGCCTGAGCCCTACTTTCTCATCTTCAAACTTCGGCCAGAGGATTCCAGGTGTATCGAGCAGTTCCAATTCTTTCCCTACCTTCACCCATTGCTGTGAGGTGGTAATACCAGGACGGTCTCCTGTTTTGGCAATGTTCTTTTTCGCTAAACGATTGATTAAGGTCGATTTCCCGACATTGGGAATTCCGATAATCAGCGCCCGAATTGCACGTGGTTTGACACCTTTGGCTTTCATGCGGTCGAATTTTTCTTTTAAGATTTCTTTTGAAGTTGTGATGATCTGGTTTAACCCTTGTCCATCGACAGAGTTAATAGCAAGTGACCGAACGCCTTGCTGCTCAAAGTGCGCCTGCCACTCCTTTGTCACACGAGGATCCGCTTTATCCGCTTTGTTTAATAGCATGATTTTGGGTTTGTTCTGAAGGATTTCTTCGATCATTGGGTTTCTAGAGGACATCGGAATTCTAGCATCGGTTAATTCAAATACGATGTCGATGAGCTTTAATTTTTCTGTGACTTCACGTCTTGCTTTTGCCATATGGCCTGGAAACCATTGAATCGTCATATGTGCACCTTCTCTTCTATCGATTATCTCTATACATTGTACAAAAAAAGAGCCTGTTACAGGTAACAAGCTCTTTCTTTTGATATCATTATCGTCTGATTTCTTTGATACGAGCCGCTTTACCGCGAAGTTCACGTAGGTAGTAAAGTTTCGCACGACGTACCTTACCGTGACGTACAACTTCGATGTTAGCGATTTTTGGT harbors:
- the ylqF gene encoding ribosome biogenesis GTPase YlqF, producing MTIQWFPGHMAKARREVTEKLKLIDIVFELTDARIPMSSRNPMIEEILQNKPKIMLLNKADKADPRVTKEWQAHFEQQGVRSLAINSVDGQGLNQIITTSKEILKEKFDRMKAKGVKPRAIRALIIGIPNVGKSTLINRLAKKNIAKTGDRPGITTSQQWVKVGKELELLDTPGILWPKFEDEKVGLRLAVTGAIKDSIINLQDVAVYGLRFLEENYPERLKKRYDLTDIPEDTAELFDAIGTKRGCLMSGGFINYDKTTEIIIRDIRTEKFGPLTFEKPES